GTAGCAGCATATATTTCTGATAGCTGGTTTCTGATATCCTTTTGAGCATCCAACAGCTTCAAATCAACTGCAATTGCAAGGCTCTTTTGAGTGTAGTCCAGCGCAGTGGGATACTCTTTTTGTTTCATATATACCGTGCCAATTTTGCTTAACACTTCACAAACCGATCGCTGTTTTCCGAGCTCTTCGGCCAACTTTATAGCCTTTGTATAATAAGCCATTGCTTCTTTATAATCGCTCCGTTGCAGGTAGTAGTCTCCGCTGTATATCTGTAAGTTTATTACTACCAACTTGTCTTTTCCATCGTTAGCAATTAAAGATTTTTGAAAGTATTCCAGCGCCTGTGAATCGTTAGTTTGGAGGTATGTGTAGCCCACGTTTGCCAATGCATTTGCAAGCCATTTACTATTCTTCTGCGCTTCGGCCATTTTTTGTGCCTTTTTGAAATGTTCAAGCGCGTTGGGATAATCCGATAACGACAGGTAAATATTCCCAACATTTATTAAACCAGTAAACACAAAGGAACCATCATTCAGCTCTTCTTTTATTTTCATGGCTCGTTGAAAGTGGTCAAGTGCCAGCGGATAGTTTGCCCGATAAGCATAAATAACGCCCAAAGTATTCAACGTATTGGCAACATCCGACTTTTCACCTAGTTCTTCACTAATTTTCAGCACTTTATTTAGCCCAGCAATGGCCTCGTCGTAGTTACCAATGGCACGATCAATCATTGCTAAACTCTGCAACCAGTTTGCAGTTTCTATCTTGTTGCCCAGCGCTTCAAATATTTTTATTCCCTTTTGATAGCACTCTATTGCCTTTGAATTATCGCCTAGTTGCTTATAACAAATTCCAAGATTATTTAAACACCGGGTAATTCCCTGAGTATATTTTATCTCTTCAGCATTTCTCAATGCCTTCTGAAAGTATTCGATGGCCTTCAACTTATCTGATTTATAGTAGGTCAATCCGACTAATCGTATGCTTTCAACTTTCCCCTCCAAAAACCCTAGCTTATCGGCCAATTCGCCCGCCTGTATCGCATAGCTTCCTGTTCTAACCGAATCGTCCTTATAAACATAGTAAGCAATTTTATTCAGCAGATTTACCCTAACAGTATCTTCCGTTTTATGAAACTTCAGGATATTTTCAAGGCTATCCACCTTAGCAGATTGTGCATAAATATTACCAACCACTATAATTGATAAGAGCAGAAGTGTTATTCTTTTGTTCATGTTCTATTTACTAAACGTGATGAAAGCAATACCCGTGAAAGGAAGGATATAAGCTATACTTGAAGAAAATTGTATATAAAGTAAACAAAAAATAATCAGCTTGATGCAAGAAATTGGTGAATGTTTGTTAAAGCACGTCCAATGGAAATGGAGGCCTTCGAAATAGTATAAAACATATTGGTTAGCAGAAAAGCTCCGCATTAGTTAGCAATTGGTTTCCGCATATCATGCACGAAATTGATAACTACAAAGAATTGCAACCTATATCCTCATCCCCAATATGGTGACGTCATCAATTTGTTCGCCGTTGCCTCTCCATCTCTCCAATGCATTGTGTAGTATTTCTCGCTGGTCGGCCATTGGTTTTGCCGAAATGGATACAAACAGGTCTTTCAGCTGCTTTCTCTTGAATTTTTTATTGGCAGGACCTCCGAACTGGTCGTGATAGCCATCGGTTGCCAGGTAAATGCAGTCGCCCTTACTTAACGCTATTTCGTGGTTGGTAAACGGTTTCATTTCATTATTAATGGCTACGGTTTGGTTATCGCCTTTTATCGCCCTCAACTCATTGCCTGCGGTTACCATATAGAGCGGGTTTTGCGCACCGGCATACTGAAGCTGTGCCGTTTGGGTGTTAATTACTATCAGCGCCATATCCATGCCATCCTTCTGCTCGCCCGTTTGCCATTTTTGCTGTAGGGCATCAATTACCGACTTGCGCAGCTGATCCAGAATCTCACTTGCCCGGACAACTCCCTTCTTCCCTACTATTTCGTTGAGGAAAGAGATTCCCAGCATACTCATAAAGGCGCCGGGCACTCCATGTCCGGTGCAATCGGCAACGGTTACAATCAGATACTCATTAACGCGGGTACACCAATAAAAATCGCCCGATACAACATCCTTGGGTTTAAAGAGGATAAAGTGTTCGCCCAGATTGGCGGTAGCGTACGCGGTTGAGGGTAAAAGTGCCTGCTGAATGTGCTGGGCATAGTCGATACTATCGGTAATTTTCTCCTTTTGAACCTCCATATGATCCCGTTGCAGAACAACCATGTCGCGCTGCGCCTCAATTTCGTCGCGCTGTGCCGTTATCTCTTCGCGCTGAGCCGATATCTCCTCGTTTAGCTGCACCAAATCGTCGTTCTTCGTCTCTATCTCCTGCTTTTGTTGGGTAAGCAAGATGTTCGATTGGCGCTTGATGCGGTAGGAACGATATACAAAGATGGCAAGTAGCGATACCAGTAGAAAAGCACCAATAAACGAAAGCATGACAATACGCTGCTGCCGTTTTGCAGCGGTTTGTATCATATCCTTCTTTTGCTGCTCCAGCACTAACGCCTGTTTTTCCTTTTCGTATTTGTAGCTGTATTCCAGCTCCGTAATCCGCTTTACGTTGCCTTCGTTAAAAACGCTATCGTTTAATGCTTTGAATAGCACTTGATGCTCAAGCGCCTCCTTATAATTGCCCGTTGCGGCATAAATTCCCGAAAACAGATCGTGTAGGTTCGTTTGCTCCTTGAGTAGCTTAAGCTCATTGGCCATTGCCAAACTCTTGCGGGCATACGATAGGGCATCGGTATATCTCTTTTGATTAAAATAGATGAGACCAATTTGATTCATGGATTGGCATGCGGTGAGTTTAATGCCCTTTGCTTCCGATAGCTTCAGCGCACTATGGTAAAACCCCAACGCCTTTCCAAACTCATTTTGTTTCTTATGGAAGATGCCAATATTTAACAATAAATTGATCTGTAATGGAATAATCTGTAAATCTTCACTATAAGCCAATGCCTTTTGCAAGTATCCCAGCGCTTGTTTATTATTTGTATCGAGATATATTGATCCTATATTGACTAAACAACCCGCAATAGTTGCTTTATCGCTGATCGCTTCGCCTATTTTCAAAGCCCTTTGGTAAAACTCAAGTGCCTTTTTATTGTTCTTCTGAGAAGAGTAAATAAACCCAATACTGATTAAACAGGCTGAACTACCGTATTTGTCATTCGCCGCTTCGCATATTTTCAGGCACTTTTGATAGCACTCTATGGCTAACGGGTAATTACCTTGACTGGAATAAAGGTATCCTAAACTATTACAACAATTTGCCATTAGCCGCATTTCATCCAACTCTTCAAGCATCATAAGGGACTTTTCATACCCTTGAATGGCCAAATCAGTATTTCCCTGTCGGGTATAGGCTTGGGATATATTTATCAGACATTTAGCTTTCTCCAACGGATTATTTATAGCCTCAGCTATACGGATGGCCTTTTTATAACAGCCAATGGCCCTTGCATCCATACCTCTATTCCCAAAGGTAATCCCAATAGAATTTAGGCACTTAATAATCCCTATTTGATAATCCGCTTCTTCGGAAAACTTTAGGGCACTTTGAAAATAAGCTAAAGCCTTTGCTTCATCGGAATTCGCGTAGCTAATACCTATTAACCGCAGACTTTCGGCTTTTCCTTTTCGGAAATGTAGCTTATCCGACAGCTTATCGGCTTGGGTAGCATAGCTCCGCGTTTTGTCGGCATTGGTGGTATATACGCTATAGGCAATTTGGTTGAGCAGGTTTACCTTAACGGTATCATTTGTCCTGTGCAATTTCAGCACCTGTTCGAGGCTATCGACCTTAGCCGGCTGAGCATGGGTTTTGCCACCCATTAAAGTTAATAAGAGCAGGAGAAATAGCGGTAAACGTTGGTTCATATACCGTTTTTTCTTGAGAGGATGCAACTACCTACGCTCTTACCCATACAAAAGTATCAGATATACTACAGGTTATCTTTGTTTTGTAAAGAAAGAAAAAAAAACACTCCCATAATAGATCAAACGCAGTAATCTATAGGTTTTTCCATATAAGGCGAACAACAAGGGATTATTGGATAGCAGTAATAGAAAATATTCCTATATTGCTATACCTAATTTAACTAAAAATAGATACCATGAAGGAAACAAAAGAGACGAAGCCTAATGCCGAGCTGGACAAGAAACCAGAGCAATCGTCGCCAGCGAAACCAGCCCAAACGACTGGAGAAGAATCTAGCCAAGAATCAGAGGGTATTCCCTATAATCCACCACCACCACCCGTGCATTAGTATAAAAAATTATACAAGGGGTTGAAAAGGATGTGAAATGGTGGAGATAAGTTCCACCTTTCTTATGCTTAGAAACTTGAGTCTGCTTAAGTTGGTTAGGTTGATAAAGGGGAAAAGAATGTACCTAAACTCTCATCCCCAGTATGGTGACATCATCAATTTGTTCGCCGCTGCCTCTCCAACGCTCAAATGTATTGTCCAATATTATGAGCTGCTCAGTCATCGGTTTTGCCGAAATGGATACAAACAGGTCTTTCAGCTGCTTTCTCTTGAATTTTTTATTGGCAAAACCTCCGAACTGATCGTGATAGCCGTCGGTTGCCAAGTAAATGCAGTCGCCCTTACTTAATGCTATCTCGTGGTTGGTAAACGGTTTCATTTCAATATTAATGGCTACGGTTTGGTTATCGCCTTTTATCGCCTTTAACTCGTTGCCTGCGGTTACAATATAGAGCGGGTTTTGAGCACCGGCATACTGAAGTTGCGCCGTTTGGGTATTAATTACAACCAGCGCCATATCCATGCCTTCCTTCTGTTCGCCAGTTTGCCATTTTTGCTGTAGGGCATCCACTACCGACTTGCGCAGCTGATCCAGAATGTCACTTGCCCGGACAACCCCCTTCTTACCTACTATTTCGTTGAGGAAAGAGATTCCAAGCATGCTCATAAAAGCACCGGGGACGCCGTGTCCGGTGCAATCGGCCACGGTTACAATCAGATACTCATTAACGCGGGTACACCAGTAAAAATCGCCCGATACAACATCCTTGGGTTTAAAGAGGATAAAGTGTTCGCCCAGATTGGCGGTAGCATACGCGCGTGAGGGCAGAAGCGCCTGCTGGATATGCCGGGCATAGTCGATACTATCGGTAATTTTCTCCTTCTGGGCTTCAATATGATCCTTTTGCTGAACCACCAAGTCGCGCTGCGCCTCAATTTCGTCGCGCTGTGCCGTTATCTCTTCGCGCTGAACCGATATCTCCTCGTTTAGCTGCACCAAATCGTCGTTCTTCGTCTCTATTTCCTGCTTTTGTTGGGTAAG
The sequence above is a segment of the Williamwhitmania taraxaci genome. Coding sequences within it:
- a CDS encoding tetratricopeptide repeat protein; this translates as MNKRITLLLLSIIVVGNIYAQSAKVDSLENILKFHKTEDTVRVNLLNKIAYYVYKDDSVRTGSYAIQAGELADKLGFLEGKVESIRLVGLTYYKSDKLKAIEYFQKALRNAEEIKYTQGITRCLNNLGICYKQLGDNSKAIECYQKGIKIFEALGNKIETANWLQSLAMIDRAIGNYDEAIAGLNKVLKISEELGEKSDVANTLNTLGVIYAYRANYPLALDHFQRAMKIKEELNDGSFVFTGLINVGNIYLSLSDYPNALEHFKKAQKMAEAQKNSKWLANALANVGYTYLQTNDSQALEYFQKSLIANDGKDKLVVINLQIYSGDYYLQRSDYKEAMAYYTKAIKLAEELGKQRSVCEVLSKIGTVYMKQKEYPTALDYTQKSLAIAVDLKLLDAQKDIRNQLSEIYAATNDYKNAFANYKRYKELKDSIFNESNIKKITGLEYTYKFEKEKQAIELEQQKKDVIQVAEKKQQGIIMFSFIGAFLLVSLLAIFVYRSYRIKRQSNILLTQQKQEIEAKNEDLVQLNEEISAQREEISSQRDEIEAQRDLVVLQKDHIQAQKEKITDSIDYAQHIQQALLPSTAYATANLGEHFILFKPKDVVSGDFYWCTRINEYLIVTVADCTGHGVPGAFMSMLGISFLNEIVGKRGVVRASEILDELRKSVIDALQQKWQTGEQKDGMDMALIVINTQTAQLQYAGAQNPLYMVTAGNELRAIKGDNQTVAINNEMKPFTNHEIALSKGDCIYLATDGYHDQFGGPANKKFKGKQMKDLFVSISEKPMAEQREILHNAFESWRGSGEQIDDVTILGMRV
- a CDS encoding tetratricopeptide repeat protein codes for the protein MNQRLPLFLLLLLTLMGGKTHAQPAKVDSLEQVLKLHRTNDTVKVNLLNQIAYSVYTTNADKTRSYATQADKLSDKLHFRKGKAESLRLIGISYANSDEAKALAYFQSALKFSEEADYQIGIIKCLNSIGITFGNRGMDARAIGCYKKAIRIAEAINNPLEKAKCLINISQAYTRQGNTDLAIQGYEKSLMMLEELDEMRLMANCCNSLGYLYSSQGNYPLAIECYQKCLKICEAANDKYGSSACLISIGFIYSSQKNNKKALEFYQRALKIGEAISDKATIAGCLVNIGSIYLDTNNKQALGYLQKALAYSEDLQIIPLQINLLLNIGIFHKKQNEFGKALGFYHSALKLSEAKGIKLTACQSMNQIGLIYFNQKRYTDALSYARKSLAMANELKLLKEQTNLHDLFSGIYAATGNYKEALEHQVLFKALNDSVFNEGNVKRITELEYSYKYEKEKQALVLEQQKKDMIQTAAKRQQRIVMLSFIGAFLLVSLLAIFVYRSYRIKRQSNILLTQQKQEIETKNDDLVQLNEEISAQREEITAQRDEIEAQRDMVVLQRDHMEVQKEKITDSIDYAQHIQQALLPSTAYATANLGEHFILFKPKDVVSGDFYWCTRVNEYLIVTVADCTGHGVPGAFMSMLGISFLNEIVGKKGVVRASEILDQLRKSVIDALQQKWQTGEQKDGMDMALIVINTQTAQLQYAGAQNPLYMVTAGNELRAIKGDNQTVAINNEMKPFTNHEIALSKGDCIYLATDGYHDQFGGPANKKFKRKQLKDLFVSISAKPMADQREILHNALERWRGNGEQIDDVTILGMRI